GGAACGGGGGAAGGACTCGCGGCAGCAGGCGTGGGCCTACTATTACTTGGGCTGGGCCCAACGGGTCCGTGAGTTCCATGAGGAAGCAGCCGAGTACTACAGCCGCGCGATTCCTCTGTTCGCTTCGGTGGGCGATCTGCACGGCAGTCTTCAAGCCCGCCACGGCTTCGCCCACAACCTCCTGTTGCAAGGAGAAGGCGCCGCTGCCCTTCATGCTTTCCAGCGGATTCTGACATTCCTGGATGAGTCCGGGGAACTCATCGAGCCGTACATCGCTGAGACGTCCCGCATCGGAGTGACCTCCGGAATGGGCAGAAGTCTCGGGCTGCTCGACCAGTGGGACGAAGCCGTCGCGTACGTACGTGACGCAGTGAGCCTCAGCGACGGCCTCGGTAATCTCCCGGTGAAGAGCCTGCACCTGCTCCACCTGGGAGACGTGCTGCTGTCCGCGGGACGAGCGGACGAGGCGCGTGAGGCGTTCCGGACGTGTCTGGCGCTCGGCGGCGACGCCGACCCGCACGTCCTCGCCGACGCGCACCGGCGTCTCGACCGCCTGGACGACGCGACCTGACGGGTCTTCTTTCCCTCAACGCACGGCAGTGTGCCAGGACCGCACGGTGCTGCGGTTGCGGGTGTCGTGCCGACGCCACTGCCGATCTACTGGGGCAGAAGCCACTCCGAAAGGGAAACGAATGGCCACGTTGACGGTCTGGAAGTTCGACGCTCCTCGCAGTGCTCAGCAGGTGGAGGAGAAGCTGCTCGCCCTGCAGAAGCAGGAGTTGATCACGGTGCTAGACGCCGCCACTGTGAGCTGGCCGACGGAAGCGAAGAAGCCCAAGACGAAGCAGCTCACCGATCTGGTCGGAGCGGGCGCTCTGTCCGGTTCCTTCTGGGGTCTGCTCTTTGGTCTGATCTTCCTCATGCCGCTTCTGGGCGCCGCCGTCGGCGCCGCTGCCGGCGCACTGGGCGGCAAGCTGAGTGACGTGGGCATCGACGACGACTTCATCGATTCCGTGAAGTCACAGGTGACCCAGGGGACCTCCGCGCTCTTCCTGCTGACCCAGGACGAGGTGCTCGGCCGGGTGAAGGAGGTATTCCCCTCGCAGCACGCGGAGTTGATCCGCTCCAACCTCGACCGGGAGCAGGAAGCACGCCTGCGTGAAGTGTTCGAAGGCTGAACGGCCTTCGTAGCCGGCAGGCACGGGATCTGAGAGGGCCGCTGACGCTGTGGAGCGTTCGGGCGGCCCTTTTCGCATGGTGCCGCGCGGTCCGACTTTCCAGGCGCGAGACAGTCACTGGAAACCGAGGAGAGAAAGTTGAGAATTGAGGAGTTCACGCGAAGAGTCGCCTGCCCTCGACCTGACTTCGCAATTCCCCGTGTAGGGGACGTACTGAGATCCGCATGCCGCACGCTCACCGACGTACACGCGGTCAGCTTCGTGACGGTGTCACAGCGTTCCCGCTTCATTGAAGAGGTGTTCGGTGAGTGTCTGGAGATGGCTTGCCGGTACCTGGCGGAAGTGCATCCCGGTGATGTCCTGTACCCAACCCTCATAGTGACTGCTCTTGAGTTGAGCGAGAGCGACAGTATCGTCAGCGCGCGAGCGACAATTTGCAATCAGAAAGGCGAGTTGGTCCTGTCAGGTCAGTGCAAATATCATCTGGCGCGTACCTCCGCCTGACCCGTTGCGGCAGCGATGGTGGCACAGAGGGAACAGAGACCATGCGCACTCGGGCAAGCGCCTCCCCGGGATCGAGTACAGACTCGACCGCAGAGTGACCGGTCCGTCACCGACAGGGGTGCGGCATGTCTGTCTCGACGTTCCAGGTCAAGAGCTCCCGTCCCTCTGACATCTGCGAGTCAGCATGACAGTTCCGACCGACATCAGGCATCACACCGCGACGCTCAACGGAATCAACCAGCACTGGGTGAGTGCGGGGCAGGGACCCCCGGTCTACCTGCTGCACGGCTTCCCGGAAACCTGGTACGGCTGGCGCAAGCAGATTCCGGTGCTGGCGGAGAGGTACACGGTCATCGCGCCGGACCTCCGCGGATACGGGGACACCGAGAAGCCGGCGTCCGGCTATGACAAGCGCACGATGGCCAATGACACCTTCGCTCTGATGAATCACCTGGGCCACGACAAGATCGCCTTGATCGGTCATGACCGGGGCGCGCGCGTAGGCACGCGCTTCGCGAAGGACTTCCGTGACCGCGTCGACCGGTTCGTCGCCATGGACAACATCCCGACCAGGGTCATCGCCGACACCTACGACGTGGCCATGGCCCGGGCCGGCTACTGGTTCTTCACCTTCCTTCAGGTCCCCGACCTGCCCGAGGCGCTGATCGCGGGCAACGAGGAGGCGTGGCTGACGCACTTCTACCGCAGTTGGTCCTACAACCCGGAGATGCTGTCGGCCGAGGAGATCGACGTCTACGTGCGCGCCTACCGGCAGCCGGGAGCGGTCCGCGGTTCGTGCATGGACTACCGCGCGGCAGCCCAGGACGTCGCGCAGGACCGCGAGGACGAGGACCAGCCCATTGACTGCCCCGTGCTGACGATCTGGGGCGAGGACTTCAGCGCCGTCGGCAAGGCGTACGACGTCCTGGACGTCTGGAAGGGCATGGCGCGCGACGTCCGCGGTGTGGCGATCCCCGAGTGCGGGCACCTCTGCCAGGAGGAGAAGCCAGAGGTCGTCAACGCGGAGCTGCTGGCCTTCCTGGAGGGCTGGAACGGCTGACTGTCCCGCCGTCGCGCGTGGCGGGAACGCATCGCTCTTGAGCAAGGGGCGAGACACATAGAGACAACTTCCCCTCATCTCCCGACAGTAGATTTCCTTTCAGCTGATCACTCAGCCGATCACCATTTCCCTGAGCAAAGAGAAACGAGTCAGACCATGTCCCGTTCCGAGAAGCCGACCGTCGTCCTGGTGCATGGTGCGTTCGCGGACGCGTCCAGCTACTCCGCCGTGATCCCCGAACTGCTGAACCGCGGTCTGAAGGTCGTGGCCCCGGCCGTTCCCAACCGCAGCCTGATCGGGGACGCGGCGTACGTGGCCTCCGTCGTGCGCCAGATCGAGGGCCCGGTCGTCCTGGTGGGCCACTCCTACGGTGGTGCCGTGATCACGGTGGCCGGTGTGGAGGACAACGTCCAGGCGCTGGTCTACCTGTCGGGTTACGCCCTGGAGGAAGGCGAGAGCCTCGGCGAGCTGCAGGGCCGCTTCCCCGACTCCGACCTGGCCGCCGCGCTCGTCTACACGCCGTTCCCGATCGAGGGTTCGGACACGCCGGGCACGGACGTGTCGGTGCAGGTCGACAAGTTCCCGGCGATCTTCGCCGCCGACGTGGATCCCGAGCTGGCGAAGGTGCTGGCGGTCTCGCAACGCCCCCTGGCCGCGCAGGCCTTCGCCGACGCCGCCCCGGCCGCCGCGTGGAAGTCCAAGCCGTCCTTCGGCCTGGTGTCCTCCTCTGATCACACCATCAACCCGGACGTGGAGCGCTTCGGCTACAAGCGCGCCGGCATGACCACCATCGAGGTCAACTCCTCGCACCTGGTCATGCTCGCCCACCCCAAGCAGGTCGTCGCCTTCATCGAGGAAGCCATCGAGGCCACCTCCAAGTAGACCGGTCCCCCTGCGACCGGTCCCCCTGCGACCACCAGCAGTACCTCTCAGACGGTCCTTCCCGCCGGGCCGCCTCCGGGCACGGTCATGGGCCGTGGGCGTGGGGCTGCCCGCCCGGCGGGCGGACAGCCACGAGCAGAAAGAGAACGATGAACGACTCGATTCCGCGCCGCACCGTGACCGTGTCCATGGTGGCCGGGGCCGCCGCCCTGGGCGCCACTGCGATCGCCCACGCGGCCCCGGCACAGACGCCGTCCGCTACCGGCACCTCCACGAGCCGGGGGGACCTCCCCACCATCGTGCTGGTGCACGGCGCCTTCGTCGACTCCTCCAGCTGGACCCCCGTGGTGGAGCGGCTCCAGCGCAAGGGCCACCGTGTCGTGGTCCCGGCGAACCCGCTGAGAAGCGTGGCCGGCGACGCCGCGTACATACGCAGCGTCCTCGACAGCATCGAGGGTCCGGTCCTGCTGGCCGGGCACTCCTACGGCGGTTCCGTCATCAGCCGTGCCGCGGTCGGCTACGCCCAGGTCAAGGGCCTGGTCTACATAGCGGCCTTCGTCCCGGACGTCGGCGAGAGCGCCGCCGCGCTCAGTGACAAGTACCCCGGCAGCTCCCTGGCCCGGACCACCGTGGTCCAGCAGTACCCGCTCGCCGGCGGCGGGCAGGGCGACGAACTGGTCATCCAGCAGGACCTGTTCCCGCAGCAGTTCGCCGCGGGCGTCGACCGCACCACGGCCCGGACGATGGCGGTGGGCCAGCGTCCGATCACGGTGGCGGCACTGAACGAGCCCGCTACCGCGGCGGCCTGGAAGAACCTGCCCACCTGGTACCTCATCGCCACCGAGGACCGCAACATCCCGCCGAAGGCGCAGCGGTGGATGGCCTCGCGCGCCAAGGCCCACACGGTCACCGTCTCCGCTCCGCACGCGGTGGCGGTGAGTGACCCGCGTCCGGTGGCCGACCTGCTCGACCAGGCCGCGCACGCCTGCCGCGCCGGACACTGACGGGACGCGCCGGCCGAAGCGGACTCCCACGGGCGTCCCGCCGTACCACCGCGATCTGTCCACGGTCGCGACGGGTCACGTTCTGACGACGACATGGCACCGCCGCCCTGTCACCGCCGACTCGGCGGTGACAGGGCGGTACCGGCCCGAAGAAAGGAACACCGCATGCCGCTGCTCGAACCGAAGCCGGGGAAGCTGCGCCCGCACCCGGCGCAGGGCCCGGCCGTCGACCGGGTCGCCGACGACCGGGCATCGGGTACTCCGGACGGTCTGCGGAACGCCCTCGCCCTGGAAGTGGGCCCCGACAAGGTCCTGCACAAGATATCCGACCTGGTGCGCTACGCCTCCGACGCCAGCCCGTACCGTCTGGTGCCGCGCGTCGTCGTCATCGCCGAGGACGTCTACGACGTCTCCGCGGTGCTGCGGCACGCTCGCGAGCACGGCCGGCACGTCGTCTTCCGCGCGGCCGGCACCTCCCTCAACGGCCAGGCCCAGGGCGACGACATCCTCGTCGACGTGCGCCGTCACTGGACGGGGGTGCAGGTGCTGGACGACGGCACCCGGGCACGGATCAGGCCCGGCACGACCATCGGCCGCGCCAACATCACGCTCTCCCGGCACGGGCGGCTGATGGGCCCCGACCCGGCCAGCTCCAGCGCCGCCTGCGTCGGTGGTGTCGTCGCCAACAACGCCTCCGGCATGACCGCCGGCACCATCCGCAACTCCTACCGGCTTCTGTCCTCCCTGACCGTGGTGCTGCCCTCCGGAACGGTCGTCGACACCGGGGCGCCGGACGCCGACGCGCGGTTCCGGGAGGCCGAGCCGCGGCTGCACGCGGCCCTGCTGTCGCTCAAGGAGGAGATCGAGCACGACGGCGAGCTGGTCGCGCGCATCCGCGCCAAGTACGAACTGAAGAACACCAACGGCTACCGGCTGGACGCCTTCCTGGACGGCACCACCGGCGTGGAGATCCTGCGCGGGCTCATGGTCGGTTCCCAGGGCACGCTCGGTTTCATCGCCGAGACGGTCTTCGACACCGTCCCCCTGGACCGCAGGACCTGGACGGCGCTGCTGTTCTTCCCCGACCTGCCCGCCGCCGCGGCGGCCGTGCCACTGTTCAACCACGCCGGTGCCCGCGCCGTGGAGCTGATGGACGGCAGCACCCTGCGCGCCTGTGCCGCGGTGGACGGGGTACCGGCTGACTGGCGGGAGGTGCCGCAGGAAAACACCGCGCTGCTCGTCGAGTTCCGGGCCGCGACCGAAGAGGAGCACTTCGCCCACCGCGAAGCCGCCGCGCGGGTCGTCGAGGGACTGGAACTGGTGACGCCCGTGCCGTCGGTGACGAACGCCTTCGTCGCCGACCCCGCCACGGCGCACGCCTACTGGCACGCCCGCGAGGCGTTCATGACGGCCGTCGGCAAGGCCCGCCCCACCGGCACCACCCTGATCACCGAGGACTTCGCGGTCCCGCCCTCCCACCTGGCCGAGGCGTGCCAGGCGCTGCTGGAGCTGCAGCGGCGCCACGGCTACGACGCCGCGGTGGCCGGCCACGCCGCCCACGGCAACCTGCACTTCCTGCTCGCCCTCGACGCCGCCCGCCCCGACGACGTCGAGCGGTACGCCGCGTTCATGGACGAGTTCTGCGCCATGGTGACCGACCGGTTCGACGGCTCGCTCAAGGCCGAACACGCCACCGGCCGCAACATGGCTCCCTTCCTGGAGGCCGAGTGGGGCTCCGTCGCCACCGACGTGATGTGGCGGATCAAGGAGGCGTTCGACCCGGACGGCGTGCTCGCCCCGGGCGTGGTGCTGGACCGCGACCCCCGGGCCCATCTGAAGCACCTCAAGACGATCCCCACCATCGAGGCGATCGCCGACCCCTGCATCGAGTGCGGCTTCTGCGAACCTGTCTGCCCCAGCCGCGACCTGACCACCACACCCCGGCAACGCATCGTGCTGCGCCGCGAGATGCTGCGCCAGCCCGCCGACTCACCCGTCACCGACAACCTGCTCGACTCCTACGGCTACGACGCCGTCGACACCTGTGCCGGGGACTCCACCTGCAAGATCGCCTGCCCGGTCGGGATCGACACCGGTGCCATGATGAAGGGGTTCCGCCACCGGCGGCACGGCGGACAGGCCGAGCGGAACGCCGAGCGGGTCGCCCGGCACTTCGCCGCGGTGGAGAAGTCGGTGCGCGCCACTCTGGGCATCGCCGAGCACGTCGACGACGGCCTGCTGAACCGCGCCACCCGGCTCGCCCGCAAGGCGGTCACCCCCGACCTGGTGCCCGAGTGGATCAGCGCGATCCCCGGCCCCGCCTCCTCGCGCCTGCCCGCGACCGACCGCCGGGGCGCCGCCGCCGTCTACTTCGTGGCCTGCGTCAACCGGATCTTCGCCGGCCCCGAGGGCGGGGAGAAACTCTCCCTGCCGGAGGCCGTGGTCAAGCTCTCCGAGCGGGCCGGCCGCCCCGTCTGGGTGCCCTCCGACCTGACCGGATCCTGCTGCGCCACCATCTGGCATTCCAAGGGCTACGACGACGGCAACAGGTTGATGGCCAACCGGACGGTGGAACGGGCCTGGGAGTGGACGGAGGGCGGCCGGCTCCCCCTGGTCGTCGACGCCTCCTCCTGCACCCTCGGCATCGGACACGAGATCATCCCGTACCTGACACCGGAGAACAGACACCGGCACGAACGGCTCGACGTCGTCGACTCACTGGTGTGGGCCGCCCGTGACCTTCTGCCCGGCCTCACCGCCCACCGCAAGGTCGACAGCGCGGTCATCCATCCCACCTGCTCGATGCGGCATCTGGGAGACGTGGGACAACTCGACGAACTGGCCCGGTTCGTGGCCCGCGAGGTGACGGTGCCGGTCTACGCGGAGTGCTGCGGCTTCGCCGGGGACCGAGGCATGCTTCACAAGGAGCTGGCCGAGTCCGCCGCCTACCTCGAGGCCGACGAGGTCGTCGCGGGCGACTACGACGCCTACCTCTCGGCGAACCGCACCTGCGAGATCGGCATGGAACACGTCACCGGCCGCCCCTACCAGTCGGTCCTGCTGCTCCTCGAACGGGTCACCAGGCCCGCCTGACCTGCCCAAGGAACATCATGCGCATCGCCAACCTGTCCGGACGGCTGGTCCTGGTCGTCGACGACCGGGCCGTGGACGTCCACGAAGCCAGCGGCCACCGCTTCCCGCCCGACCCGCAAGCGATCTACGACCGGTGGACCGACTTCCGCGCCTGGGCGGCCGACGCCGAGCTCGGTCCGGGCCGGCCCTTCGACCCGGTCGACCTCGGTGCTCCCGCGCCGGCCCCCCGCCAGCTCCTCGCCATCGGGCTCAACTACCGGGACCACGCCGACGAGGCCGGGTTCGGCACGCCCGAGGGCATGCCCCCGGTGTTCACCAAGTTCGCCAGCAGCATCACCGGGCCGGTGACCGATGTGAAGCTGCCCGTGGGCGGCCGCACCGACTGGGAGGTGGAACTGGTCGCCGTCATCGGCCGCCCGGCCCACCAGGTCCAGGAGAAGGAGGGCTGGTACCACGTGGCTGGCCTGACCGTCGGCCAGGACCTGTCGGAGCGGGTGCTCCAGATGAGCGGCCCGGCCCCCCAGTTCGGGCTCGCCAAGTCCTACCCCGGCTTCTCCCCCATGGGTCCCGTCCTGGTCACCCCCGACGAGTTCGACAACCCCGACGCCCTCGAACTGACCTGCACCGTCAACGGGGAGCAGGTGCAGCACGGCTTCACCCGGCAGCTCACCTTCTCCGTACCGGCGCTGGTCTCGAAGCTGTCCCAGGTGCTGCCGCTCATGCCAGGCGACGTCATCTACACCGGTACGCCCTCGGGAGTCGGCCTCGGCCGCACACCCCAGCGCTGGCTGCGCCCCGGTGACGAACTGGTCAGCTCGATCCGGGGCATCGGCGAGCTCCGGCAGCGGCTGCTGTCCGCATGAGGTCCGCGGCGATGGACGGGACGACCGGTCCGGACCGGGGGCGGGCTGCGCCCGGTGAGGCGGCGGCGCCTGCCGCCGCGGGCGTACCGGGCCGGCTGATCGTGCTGCCGGCCGTGGCCTGCGGCATGACGGTCGCCAACCTCTCCTACGCGCAGCCCCTGCTGTCCTCCCTGAGCCGGGTCTTCGGCATCGGCACGGCCACCGCCGGCATGCTGGTCACCCTCACCCAGGCCGGCTACGTCATCGGCATGCTCTTCCTGGTGCCGCTCGGTGACCGGCTGGAGAAGCGGCGCCTGGTCACGGCGCTGCTGTCGGTCACGACCGTCGCGCTCGCGGTGGCCGGCCTCGCCCCCGGCTTCCCGGTGCTGCTCGCCGCCGCTCTCGTGCCCTACGCGGCGAGCCTCGCCCTCGACGAGACCCGGGGACCGGTCGTGGACCGGGTGATGAGCGGACTGCTCACCGGCATCCTCCTCTCCCGTACGGTGAGCGGCCTCGTCTCGGACACGGCCGACTGGCGGGCCGTCTTCCTCGGCTCGGCCGTCCTCATGGCCGTCCTCGCGGTCAGCCTGCGCGCGGCCCTGCCCGAGCAGGCACCGACGGAGCCGTACTGGGCGCCGCCGTCCCGCTGCTCACCCTGGCCTACTGGTCCACCGAGCGGCGTGCCCGTCCGGGCACCCCCGTTCCCGTCTGACCGCCACTGCGGAACAGACCCCCGCAGAACACCACCGCCACCACAGGAGGCAGAACATGACCATCAGCACCGCGAGCGCACACGGCAGCCAGCCGCTCCTGCACCAGAAAGGCGAGGTGATCCAGGAGTTCGGCACGGTCCGGCAGTACCCGCTCGGCCTCTCCCACGACGCCCGCATGTACTCCTGCCAGCGACTGAACAAGGCGCTGGCGGACACGCAGATGCTCTACAGCCTCTACAAGAAGAGTCACTGGCTGATGCGCGGCGCGACCTTCTACCAGCTCCACCTTCTGCTCGACAAGCACGCCGGCGAACAGCTCGAACTCGTCGACACCATCGCCGAGCGGGTGCAGACGCTGGGCGGCGTGGCGGTGGGCGATCCTCGGCACGTCGCCGAGCTCACCTCGGTCCCGCGGCCGCCCGACGGCGTCGAGGAGGTCCCGGCGATGATCTCGCGCCTGCTGGAGGCGCACGAGACGATCCTCGTCGAGGCGCACGACGCGGCCGCCCGCACCGTCGAACTGGGTGACGACGGCACCAACGACCTGCTGGTCTCCCAGATCATCCGGACCGGGGAACTCCAGGCCTGGTTCCTGGCCGAGCACCTGGTCGACACCCCCCTCGTGCGCGCCTGACCCCTGCCACGCCGGCCGGCGTGGCAGGGCGGCGCCTGTCGCATGCTGGGAAGGAGAACACCGCGCCGTGCCCCCGTTTCCGGAAGCCAGTGTGAACCGGTTCGCGAGGCGGGCGCCGTCGGACGGCACGCAGGGCGAGTCCCTTCCGCTGCGCGGCAGGGAGGCCGAACTGGCGGCTCTCGGCGCCCGGCTCGGCGCCCTGGCACACGGCCGTGGCGGCGTTGTGTGCGTCGACGGCGCGCCGGGCGCCGGAAAGACCCGGCTGCTGGCCGAGGCGTACATCTCGGCCAGCAGGGCGCGGCGTGCGGGCACTGCGTGCGGGCGCGGACCCGGACGAGCACTTCGTGCCGCTCGGCCCCCTGCTGGGCCACCTGTCGTCCGGCGCCGGCCCGTTGCTCGGCGAAACGCCCGTCCACGTGTCAGGGTCGCGCCCGGCTAGGTGCTCCTGCAGGAGTTGCAGGAACGGCTGGAGCGGACGGCACTGCAGACGCCGCTGCTCCTCGTCCTCAACGACGTCCAGTGGTGCGACGGCCTGATGCTGCTGGCCCTGCGTGCGCACCCTGTCGACACGGCTGTGGTCCCAGTCGATCCTGTGGGTGGTTGCGGCGGTACGGACGACACCCTCGACCGGCTGCGGCGGGCGGGCGCATACGAGCTGAGCCTCGGCCCGCTCGCGCCCGCGGCGGTCGACGGGTCACCGAGGACATCCTGGGAGCGGCCCCCGGCCCTGACGTCCTCGACCTCGTCCGCCGCACCGGGGGCCTGCCCCTGCTCCTGGTCGAACTGCTGGGCGGACTGCGGGACGAGGGCGCGGTCACCCTCAGGGACGGCCCTGCCCGGCTCACCGGGTCCGCCCTTCCGGCCCGTCTTCAGGCAGGTGCCGTAGCCCGCCTCGACACCTTCTCCGCGCCGGCCCGCGAGTCCGCGCCGCCGCGGCCGTGGGCCGGCCGATCACCGTGGACCTGCGCTGTGCCGCAGACCCGCCCGCCCTGGTCACGGCGGGCGTGAAGCCCTCGACGTGGCCCTGCTCGTCGAACGCGACAGCCGACTCTGCTTCCGCCACGATCTCACCGCGAGGCCGGCCTGCCGCTCTTCGCACGTCGCACCTGCGCCGCCGCGCCGTCAACGTGCTGGACAGAGCCGAGACCGGAGACCGGCCGGCCGTCGAACGGCTCCGGGACGCGACGGCGGACCTCGCGGCCACCCCCCGCCTCGGCGGCCGAACTCAGCGAACGGGCCTTGTGCCTCACGGCCCAGAACGCCAGGGAACGGCCCTCGATCGCCGTGGAGACGATGGCGCTGTTGTGGCGGACCGGACAGGGGCGCGCGCCCGCTCCCTGGACGACTCGATGCCCGCCGGCAGCATGCGGGCGGCGGAAGAGGCCCGTGCAAGGCTCACCCTCGCCCGGCTGGCCGGCCGCTACGACCTGGCGGAAGCGGTCCGCCAGGCGCGGGCCGGCGCGGAACTCCCCGGCATACCGGCGGTACTGATGGCGCACCTGAGCCCAGCCTCTCCGCGGTGGGCGACCTGGAGGAGACCGCCCGGGCCGCCGTGGTGGCGCTGCGGGCGGCGCGCGAGGCGGGAGATACGGCGGCCGAGGCCATCTCGACGGCGGTGGACTCGCTCGTACGGTTCTACCGATGGGCCGCCCTGTGGGTCCGCGAAGGCGCTGCGGCTGTCCGA
This portion of the Streptomyces canus genome encodes:
- a CDS encoding DUF1269 domain-containing protein — encoded protein: MATLTVWKFDAPRSAQQVEEKLLALQKQELITVLDAATVSWPTEAKKPKTKQLTDLVGAGALSGSFWGLLFGLIFLMPLLGAAVGAAAGALGGKLSDVGIDDDFIDSVKSQVTQGTSALFLLTQDEVLGRVKEVFPSQHAELIRSNLDREQEARLREVFEG
- a CDS encoding alpha/beta fold hydrolase, translated to MTVPTDIRHHTATLNGINQHWVSAGQGPPVYLLHGFPETWYGWRKQIPVLAERYTVIAPDLRGYGDTEKPASGYDKRTMANDTFALMNHLGHDKIALIGHDRGARVGTRFAKDFRDRVDRFVAMDNIPTRVIADTYDVAMARAGYWFFTFLQVPDLPEALIAGNEEAWLTHFYRSWSYNPEMLSAEEIDVYVRAYRQPGAVRGSCMDYRAAAQDVAQDREDEDQPIDCPVLTIWGEDFSAVGKAYDVLDVWKGMARDVRGVAIPECGHLCQEEKPEVVNAELLAFLEGWNG
- a CDS encoding alpha/beta fold hydrolase, whose amino-acid sequence is MSRSEKPTVVLVHGAFADASSYSAVIPELLNRGLKVVAPAVPNRSLIGDAAYVASVVRQIEGPVVLVGHSYGGAVITVAGVEDNVQALVYLSGYALEEGESLGELQGRFPDSDLAAALVYTPFPIEGSDTPGTDVSVQVDKFPAIFAADVDPELAKVLAVSQRPLAAQAFADAAPAAAWKSKPSFGLVSSSDHTINPDVERFGYKRAGMTTIEVNSSHLVMLAHPKQVVAFIEEAIEATSK
- a CDS encoding alpha/beta fold hydrolase yields the protein MNDSIPRRTVTVSMVAGAAALGATAIAHAAPAQTPSATGTSTSRGDLPTIVLVHGAFVDSSSWTPVVERLQRKGHRVVVPANPLRSVAGDAAYIRSVLDSIEGPVLLAGHSYGGSVISRAAVGYAQVKGLVYIAAFVPDVGESAAALSDKYPGSSLARTTVVQQYPLAGGGQGDELVIQQDLFPQQFAAGVDRTTARTMAVGQRPITVAALNEPATAAAWKNLPTWYLIATEDRNIPPKAQRWMASRAKAHTVTVSAPHAVAVSDPRPVADLLDQAAHACRAGH
- a CDS encoding FAD-binding and (Fe-S)-binding domain-containing protein — encoded protein: MPLLEPKPGKLRPHPAQGPAVDRVADDRASGTPDGLRNALALEVGPDKVLHKISDLVRYASDASPYRLVPRVVVIAEDVYDVSAVLRHAREHGRHVVFRAAGTSLNGQAQGDDILVDVRRHWTGVQVLDDGTRARIRPGTTIGRANITLSRHGRLMGPDPASSSAACVGGVVANNASGMTAGTIRNSYRLLSSLTVVLPSGTVVDTGAPDADARFREAEPRLHAALLSLKEEIEHDGELVARIRAKYELKNTNGYRLDAFLDGTTGVEILRGLMVGSQGTLGFIAETVFDTVPLDRRTWTALLFFPDLPAAAAAVPLFNHAGARAVELMDGSTLRACAAVDGVPADWREVPQENTALLVEFRAATEEEHFAHREAAARVVEGLELVTPVPSVTNAFVADPATAHAYWHAREAFMTAVGKARPTGTTLITEDFAVPPSHLAEACQALLELQRRHGYDAAVAGHAAHGNLHFLLALDAARPDDVERYAAFMDEFCAMVTDRFDGSLKAEHATGRNMAPFLEAEWGSVATDVMWRIKEAFDPDGVLAPGVVLDRDPRAHLKHLKTIPTIEAIADPCIECGFCEPVCPSRDLTTTPRQRIVLRREMLRQPADSPVTDNLLDSYGYDAVDTCAGDSTCKIACPVGIDTGAMMKGFRHRRHGGQAERNAERVARHFAAVEKSVRATLGIAEHVDDGLLNRATRLARKAVTPDLVPEWISAIPGPASSRLPATDRRGAAAVYFVACVNRIFAGPEGGEKLSLPEAVVKLSERAGRPVWVPSDLTGSCCATIWHSKGYDDGNRLMANRTVERAWEWTEGGRLPLVVDASSCTLGIGHEIIPYLTPENRHRHERLDVVDSLVWAARDLLPGLTAHRKVDSAVIHPTCSMRHLGDVGQLDELARFVAREVTVPVYAECCGFAGDRGMLHKELAESAAYLEADEVVAGDYDAYLSANRTCEIGMEHVTGRPYQSVLLLLERVTRPA
- a CDS encoding fumarylacetoacetate hydrolase family protein, which encodes MRIANLSGRLVLVVDDRAVDVHEASGHRFPPDPQAIYDRWTDFRAWAADAELGPGRPFDPVDLGAPAPAPRQLLAIGLNYRDHADEAGFGTPEGMPPVFTKFASSITGPVTDVKLPVGGRTDWEVELVAVIGRPAHQVQEKEGWYHVAGLTVGQDLSERVLQMSGPAPQFGLAKSYPGFSPMGPVLVTPDEFDNPDALELTCTVNGEQVQHGFTRQLTFSVPALVSKLSQVLPLMPGDVIYTGTPSGVGLGRTPQRWLRPGDELVSSIRGIGELRQRLLSA
- a CDS encoding Dps family protein, whose product is MTISTASAHGSQPLLHQKGEVIQEFGTVRQYPLGLSHDARMYSCQRLNKALADTQMLYSLYKKSHWLMRGATFYQLHLLLDKHAGEQLELVDTIAERVQTLGGVAVGDPRHVAELTSVPRPPDGVEEVPAMISRLLEAHETILVEAHDAAARTVELGDDGTNDLLVSQIIRTGELQAWFLAEHLVDTPLVRA
- a CDS encoding ATP-binding protein — encoded protein: MNRFARRAPSDGTQGESLPLRGREAELAALGARLGALAHGRGGVVCVDGAPGAGKTRLLAEAYISASRARRAGTACGRGPGRALRAARPPAGPPVVRRRPVARRNARPRVRVAPG